From the Xenorhabdus ishibashii genome, one window contains:
- a CDS encoding inverse autotransporter beta domain-containing protein — protein sequence MLSYIGKVIFLLFFLYTLLVPYTITNSFAEGDRTTERHTRKADENNNIGVQVNISDKKYWNSDTHINNGVKENNYTSDADVQNVIAKNLQLAGNFLSSSPSELAEQAKSYALGQVNGLVTSEAQKWLSQFGTARINFAIDNEGKLKNSSLDLLLPLYDNKADWLFFSQLGYRNKDSRNTMNLGLGGRYFYEDWMYGLNTFYDYDLTGKNQRLGLGGELWRDYVKVSANTYYRVSDWKNSRDFAGYHERTANGYDIRGEFFLPAYPNLGVKLSYEQYFGDQVTLFDRDTKQKDPNLAIMGLSYTPVPLFTLGVDYKQAAGGHSEAQFLANLSYKLGVPLSAQLSSENVALARQLAGSRYDLVERNNHIVLDHQAKPAAQLSLPDTVIGYSGNQQDVTVKFSSDSPAKQIRWETKPDFEKNGGKLSSQFGNTIKVTLPTYLPGDNQNNSYPISAFAEWENGQKSAPAEMRVIVKPFMLKKLEEANFTPAGPLLATGEAKDGYTFDPVITFDTADGAPIKNATINHVQWITDPKVGPDTGLELLGLGTSDSAAIDENGHFKHKPILVSKEPHKNVKVYLKMDSQAPQLVGEVGFDINIDGFHFEKIEVSPATPSLIANGSQTYTYKAVVLDGNNKPIGNQKINNVNWSIKQNGKDMSTTAPNITFTTSGDTTTPDGELTAKLSSKEEMKDVVVSLSIQGKAAVPAQNKVTFVKDTQDYSISKDGIKPEKLTSLTADGYQQYQFMATILDISGKPVDADTVINDAHWKIDEPSDAAKYGITLTSETKTDGKGNLKAILSSTQEFTGDVVVSLSVHGKTAASAKTNVAFIAHSISKNGIKSEELTSLSANGYQQYQFMATILDANGSPVKAGTVIKDALWQIDKPTDAAKSGLTLTPENKTDSKGNLKVILSSTQAFTGDVVVSLKVGTQGPVQSTDTPVEFGISGIIPPTMTMNTLTSASPDGSQQYQFTVSAQDAKGNPIKSGTVVHDAVWKIEKISGIDESAVKLTPDNTVDKDGNLSAILTSVNTLGSTDDLNGSIDVSLTIGTQSPVSLTGSLIEFKPGSISIVTMTPSIPLVVYGYTNLQVIVRDGQGRGFANKTVKWNISVNQGGDLSAAVIAPTSSTTNNDGKATTTLASIKPQIVTVTVSVDDIGDSQPTSMTFELPGVTGYNHTHNQSNTEAQFSVKLLDTLGHPFKENYNIPFKAWLIGAAKDAKGNLETYKPIDSTRFEVKMTKDGNHAEGLEINVTDTQSKAISSGESLHILACFGIGDSVREAQDQVIHCDEHDDVNAWIVSP from the coding sequence ATGTTATCATATATTGGAAAAGTCATATTTTTACTCTTTTTCCTTTACACGTTATTAGTACCCTATACGATAACGAATTCCTTTGCAGAGGGGGATCGTACAACTGAAAGACATACGAGAAAAGCAGATGAGAACAATAATATCGGTGTGCAAGTTAACATATCAGATAAAAAATATTGGAATTCTGATACCCATATAAACAATGGCGTAAAAGAAAACAATTACACCTCAGATGCTGATGTACAAAATGTGATTGCTAAAAACCTTCAATTGGCTGGTAATTTCCTGTCATCTTCGCCTTCAGAATTGGCAGAACAAGCCAAATCCTATGCGTTAGGGCAAGTTAACGGTCTGGTAACGTCTGAGGCACAAAAATGGTTGTCACAGTTTGGTACTGCCAGAATTAATTTTGCCATAGATAACGAGGGAAAACTAAAAAACAGTTCCCTCGATCTTTTACTACCACTTTATGACAATAAAGCGGATTGGTTATTTTTCTCTCAACTGGGTTATCGCAACAAAGATAGCCGGAATACCATGAACCTGGGGTTGGGTGGCCGTTATTTTTATGAAGACTGGATGTATGGCCTGAATACCTTTTATGACTATGACCTGACGGGCAAAAATCAGCGTCTTGGTCTGGGCGGGGAACTCTGGAGAGATTACGTTAAAGTATCCGCTAATACTTATTATCGTGTAAGTGACTGGAAAAATTCACGGGATTTTGCCGGTTACCATGAACGCACGGCCAACGGTTATGACATTAGAGGGGAGTTCTTCTTACCCGCTTACCCTAATCTGGGTGTCAAACTGTCTTATGAACAGTATTTTGGCGATCAAGTGACTTTATTCGATCGTGACACCAAACAGAAAGATCCTAACCTGGCTATAATGGGGCTGTCTTACACCCCAGTTCCGCTATTTACTCTGGGTGTGGATTATAAACAAGCGGCAGGTGGGCACAGCGAAGCACAGTTTTTGGCTAATTTAAGCTATAAACTGGGTGTTCCTCTGAGTGCGCAATTATCGTCAGAAAACGTGGCGCTGGCAAGGCAATTAGCAGGCAGCCGATATGATTTGGTAGAAAGAAATAATCATATCGTGCTTGATCATCAGGCAAAGCCAGCCGCTCAATTGTCGCTGCCGGATACTGTCATCGGGTATAGTGGGAATCAGCAGGATGTTACAGTCAAATTCTCTTCTGATTCTCCGGCTAAGCAGATTCGTTGGGAAACCAAACCAGACTTTGAAAAGAACGGAGGGAAACTCTCTTCTCAGTTCGGCAACACAATCAAAGTCACCCTGCCAACCTATTTACCTGGCGATAACCAAAATAACAGTTACCCCATTTCTGCTTTTGCTGAGTGGGAAAATGGCCAAAAATCAGCGCCTGCTGAAATGCGTGTCATTGTTAAGCCCTTTATGCTGAAAAAGCTGGAAGAAGCTAACTTTACTCCTGCAGGGCCATTGCTTGCGACGGGGGAGGCTAAGGACGGATATACGTTTGACCCTGTGATTACTTTTGATACGGCCGATGGCGCACCGATAAAAAATGCCACCATTAATCATGTTCAGTGGATAACCGATCCTAAAGTCGGCCCAGATACTGGGTTAGAATTGCTTGGTTTGGGAACTTCTGATTCTGCCGCGATTGATGAAAACGGGCATTTCAAACACAAACCTATCTTAGTGAGTAAAGAGCCACATAAAAATGTCAAAGTGTACCTGAAAATGGATAGCCAGGCTCCACAATTAGTGGGAGAGGTCGGCTTTGATATAAACATAGATGGATTCCACTTTGAGAAAATTGAGGTTTCACCGGCAACACCGTCACTGATAGCCAATGGTTCTCAGACTTATACCTACAAGGCAGTGGTGTTAGATGGTAATAACAAGCCGATCGGAAACCAGAAAATCAACAATGTGAATTGGAGCATTAAGCAAAATGGTAAGGATATGAGCACCACTGCGCCTAATATCACGTTTACGACCAGCGGGGATACCACGACGCCGGATGGGGAACTAACGGCAAAACTGAGTAGTAAAGAGGAAATGAAAGATGTGGTAGTTTCGCTTTCCATTCAGGGCAAAGCGGCTGTCCCTGCACAAAACAAAGTGACCTTTGTTAAGGATACCCAAGATTATAGTATTAGTAAGGATGGCATTAAACCCGAGAAATTAACGTCTCTAACGGCCGATGGTTACCAGCAGTATCAATTTATGGCGACTATCCTGGATATTAGTGGCAAACCAGTTGACGCGGATACCGTCATTAATGATGCACACTGGAAGATAGATGAACCATCAGATGCCGCTAAATATGGCATAACACTAACCTCAGAGACTAAAACGGATGGCAAAGGAAACTTAAAGGCAATCTTAAGTAGTACTCAGGAGTTCACTGGGGATGTGGTGGTTTCACTTTCCGTTCATGGCAAAACTGCTGCTTCCGCAAAAACTAACGTTGCCTTTATTGCGCATAGTATTAGTAAGAATGGCATTAAATCCGAGGAATTAACGTCTCTATCGGCCAATGGTTACCAGCAGTATCAATTTATGGCGACTATCCTGGATGCTAATGGCAGCCCCGTTAAAGCGGGTACAGTCATTAAGGATGCACTCTGGCAGATAGATAAACCAACAGACGCCGCTAAATCTGGCCTAACACTAACCCCAGAGAATAAAACGGATAGCAAAGGAAATTTAAAGGTAATCTTAAGTAGTACTCAGGCATTCACTGGGGATGTGGTGGTTTCACTTAAGGTTGGGACACAGGGTCCTGTCCAATCAACAGATACTCCGGTAGAGTTCGGCATATCGGGGATAATACCGCCTACCATGACAATGAATACATTAACATCTGCATCGCCCGATGGTTCCCAACAGTATCAATTTACGGTGTCTGCCCAGGATGCTAAGGGCAACCCCATTAAATCGGGTACAGTCGTTCATGATGCAGTCTGGAAGATAGAAAAAATATCAGGTATCGATGAATCTGCAGTAAAACTAACCCCAGATAATACAGTGGATAAAGACGGAAACTTAAGTGCAATCTTAACTAGTGTTAATACGTTAGGATCTACTGATGATTTAAATGGTTCTATCGATGTTTCACTTACGATTGGGACACAAAGTCCTGTCTCATTAACGGGTTCTCTGATAGAGTTCAAACCAGGATCGATATCGATAGTCACAATGACCCCAAGTATCCCTTTAGTAGTATATGGATATACTAATCTGCAAGTCATCGTTAGGGATGGTCAAGGTAGGGGCTTTGCTAACAAGACAGTTAAGTGGAATATATCAGTTAATCAGGGTGGTGACCTGAGCGCGGCAGTCATTGCGCCAACAAGTAGTACAACCAATAATGATGGTAAAGCTACCACAACATTGGCCAGTATTAAGCCTCAAATCGTTACCGTAACGGTTTCAGTGGATGACATAGGAGACAGTCAGCCTACGTCTATGACGTTCGAATTGCCAGGGGTTACAGGTTACAACCATACACACAATCAAAGTAATACGGAGGCACAATTTAGTGTGAAGTTGCTGGATACTCTAGGTCATCCTTTTAAAGAAAATTATAATATTCCTTTTAAGGCGTGGTTAATAGGGGCGGCAAAAGACGCCAAGGGCAATCTTGAAACATACAAACCTATCGACAGCACAAGATTTGAGGTTAAGATGACAAAAGACGGTAATCATGCTGAGGGGTTGGAGATTAACGTAACGGATACGCAGTCTAAGGCTATATCATCAGGTGAAAGCCTTCATATTCTTGCATGTTTTGGCATAGGTGATTCTGTGAGAGAAGCTCAAGATCAAGTAATACACTGTGATGAGCATGATGATGTCAATGCGTGGATTGTTAGTCCGTAA